One Rhodanobacteraceae bacterium genomic window, GTTGGCGTACAGCCAGCGGGTCTCGCGCGAGAAGGCCGAGGCCGGCTGGCGCGCAGCCGGTTGCCCGCGCGATCGCATCGCGCTCGGCGCCGACACGGAAGTGGTCCTGGGTGACCGCGTGTTCGGCAAGCCCGCTGACGCGGCCGACGCGCGCGCAATGCTCGCGGAACTCGCCGGTCGCGAGCACCAGGTGTTGAGCAGCGTTGCGCTGAGGGGCGCCAAAGTCGACCGCGTGCTCACCTCAACCACGACGGTGCGCTTCGCGGCGTTGACGCCCGAACAGATCGCGCGTTACGTCGACAGCGGCGAGTCGCTCGGTCGCGCCGGCGCGTATGCGATCCAGGGCCTCGCCGGCTGTTTCGTGGAGCGCATCGACGGCAGCTATTCCGGGGTCATGGGATTGCCGCTGTGCGAGACCACCGAACTGCTGCACGGGATCGGACTCGACCCTTTGCTGCGCTGAACCGGCGGTTGGCTGCGCCCGATGTTCAGCCTCGCCACACTCGCGGTTCATCGCCTCGCAGTTACTCTGGGTGGCCATG contains:
- the maf gene encoding septum formation inhibitor Maf translates to MPTLILASASPRRLQLLTQIGIGVDVIPCDLPGVRAAGESPLAYSQRVSREKAEAGWRAAGCPRDRIALGADTEVVLGDRVFGKPADAADARAMLAELAGREHQVLSSVALRGAKVDRVLTSTTTVRFAALTPEQIARYVDSGESLGRAGAYAIQGLAGCFVERIDGSYSGVMGLPLCETTELLHGIGLDPLLR